Genomic segment of Marmota flaviventris isolate mMarFla1 chromosome 4, mMarFla1.hap1, whole genome shotgun sequence:
tagtgatcctcctgcctcagcctccttgattacaggcatgtgccaccatgaccagctttttgttttatttgtttgtttgtttattcattcattcatttacatattttttagttatagatggacacgatgccttttttaattcactgatttttatgtggtgctgaggatcaaacccagtgcctcacacgtactaggcaagcactctaccactgagccccagccccagcccttggttttatttttgatctGCTGAATTATTCCTTCCATCTTGAAGATTCGGGGCTTCCCTGACCATGTTTCTCTCTCTGTGCCAGGACTGTGGGCCTTCTCTTGGGTTAGCCGCGGGCATCCCGTCCCTGGTGGCTGCAGCCCTGCTGGTGGCCTTACTACTTACTTTGATTCACCAGAGAAGACGAAGAAGCAGCCATGAGTCCGCTGAGGTGATGACCAGATTCTTTGGGTCTGGACGTGCTGCAGGAATCAGTATTTCAGTGAACTTGCTTTTAGGCTAAAAGCATGAGAATCCACAGCCAGTGTTGCTCCCTGAGGCCATGGTGATGGGAGTGGCTGTGCCACAATTCCCACTTCAGACCTGACGCTGTGCTCCGGCAGAGCTGAGTAGCCCACAACTCTCAGGCCCTTTGAGGAAGTCACTGGCCTTGGGGATGTATGAGGTGTCCtccagagctggggagggggtgtTTGCTGCCTTGGCAAATGTGTCTGTACGGTGGGTCTGGAGGGGCAAAAAGGGCACAAGCTTCACAAGGTGAGGACGGAGGTGAGGTGAGGAAAGACGGGGAAGAGCAGTGCCGAGGTATCATTGGTCGGGATGAGGCCAAGACAGACCTGCCCGTTTCCTAGTCTGTGCACAGTTTACAAGAGCATGCACATCTGCCTCCCACGCCCGAGTGCCAGATTGCGCAGAATTCAAAGGCCGCCCAGACTGATACCCAGCAAGCTTCCCTGGTTGTGATCACATAGACTCTCGCTTCTAATTCTACCCTGTTTATAAACATCCCTGGTTGTTTTCACAGTGCTAAGTAAGCACTAACGGGGAGATTGAAAACCTTGGTTCTTATCCCGGCTCTGCCACCCTATGATTTCTATGATCCTAGACCAGTGATATTTTCTATGCTTTGGTTGGTTCAATTCAAAATCAGGATAAAAATTACCTCcctgagctggggatatagctcagtggtatagcaattggcaagcatgtgcaaggccctggattcagtcctcaatgccagtaaaaaaaaaaagaaaaaaaaaaaaaaaccctacccaTCCTAGTCTAAGGAGTAGACGAAATCATAAGAACAAAATGACACCTTGGATGGTAAGCATCTGTATATCACATGTAAAGGTGTGTTGACAAGATGTGAACTTTAAACACAGTAGGAAATACTAGGTGACGGTggtattatttatttaagtaatggTTTCTCACCCTTCAGTGCACTTTAAAATTACTATTCACCGAAACAAATTAAGTCAGAATTTCTGGACAATAGAGCTGTGGCATTGAccctttaaaaaatagatatttttattatggaCACAGTAGTGCTCCCCACCCttagaatgatatttttattatggaCACAGTAGGCTCCCAGTCTTAGAATGATACATTCTAAGACTCCACAGTAGATGCTTGATACTGTGGATAATCCTGAACcctacatattcatatatacattatGCATATATACCTATGAAaaagtttgatttataaattagagtaagagattaacaataactaataacaaaatagaaaaattatgatAATATGTTGTAATTAATGTTTTGTGAATGTGGTCTCTTAATTGCATGGGGTGGGTaacatatacagcatggatacactggatAAAGGGATTGGATGATTACTTTCCAGGTGGGAGAAAGCAGGATGGCCCAAGACTTCATTATGCTgctcaaaatagaaatttaaaatttagattgTTTTAGGAagttttcattaacattttttggGCCCTGTTGTGTCATAGTGACTAAAACTATGGAAAGCAAAATCTTGGACAAAGAGGGATTATTGTACATATACTAGAGTAAAATAGTACAGTGAATCCAATTATCAACTCATGGCCAGTCTTGTTTTCTCTCTCCACACCCGATAAttctggattatttttaaataactcataGTGacatttcttcagttttttaagggaggtatcatttttattatgtatttgctttgtttttaaagttttctagtGGTTCTAATATGCATTCAGGTTTAAGGACCACTGAGTCTAATCTGTGGTTATGGTCAAAACTTGTgactcttcactttttttttttttttaaccaatttagGAAAGTGAGAGACCATGTGAAATTTCAGAAATCTATGACAATCCCAAGATAGCTGaggtaaaaatttttattataatctcTATAAATGACTAATGCAGTAGTAAGCAAGCTAATGCACAAAGTACACATGAGCAAATGGAAGGGATGCGGCCAAATGAAGCTCAAGCACAAAGGAGGttctttatgcatttttattgGAGTTCAAGTaaatttattattagaaaattaatttcatatcATCTATTTCACTGAcaaattgaaagagaaatattGTGTGACCACCTCATTGGGAGAAGAGAGTTTGAAACAAACTCAACAATCCCTTCTGATATGAACTTTTAGAAAACCAGAGTAGAAACTTCTTAACTTGCAAAATaacatcattttaataattacaCAAAAATCATACCTAAGCACAAAATTTTGaaagtattcttttctttttctgtgattaCCAGATATAAATCAAGAATGCTCATCACTTCTATCCAATATTGCACTTTAGGTCCTAGTCGATACTGTAGGctagggaaaaaaacagaaaacataagaCTAAATAGGAAGAAACAAAATTGGCATTATTTGCAGATTATATGTTTGTCTACATAGAAAAGccaaataagggctggggatgtggctcaagcggtagcacgcttgcctggcatgcatgcggtccgggttcgatcctcagcaccacatacaaacaaagatgttgtgtccgccgaaaactaaaaaataaatgttaaaattctctctctctctctctctctctcaaaagaaaaaagaaaagccaaataatctaaacataaattattagaattaacAAGATATTTGAACAAGTTCAGTGGATACAAAAATCAATGTACAAAGTAATGTGCATTTCTCAAGATCAGCAACAATtagaaaaaagtaattttatgaaTTATCACTTTACAgtggtaataaaaatatatagaatgctgaagaataaatgtaacaaaaatatgtaatcctttcatggaaaataatgaaaatttagtaAAAGACACTAATACCTGAATAATGCAGGTATATACCATGCTCCTGGGTAGGAAAATCAGTAGCACAAAGATGTCAAACACCACAAATTTATGGTTACTTTATTACCTagataataaatgtaatttaatttaatcctagtagatttttttcatgaaattaatTAAAGTTCTTCTACAATCTATATGAAAtaggcagaaaaaatattttaaaagaaatcatgaacatAGAAAACCAATAGCAAgaagctgggattgtggctcagcagtagagcactcgcctcacatgtgtggggcccttggttccatcctcagcaccacataaaaataaataaatgaaatggaggtattatgtccaactacaactaaaaaataataaaatattaaaaaaagaaaagaaaaccaatagcAAGATGATAGATTTAACCCCAACCATACCAATTATCCcattaaatgtaaattatctAAATATCCTCAGTTAAAAGGCAGAGATATTAGATTGTCTATAAAAACAAAGATCCAACTATAAGATGTCCACAAAACCCAACTTTAAATACACAGACTGGGACAGATTAAAAGTTAAAGGTCGGAAAAAGAGACACTATGCTAACAATAAGCAAAAGTGTTGAGTGACCTAAGAGCCTCCCATGGCAGTAAGTTCAGGCAATTACAGacccttcttttctgttttctgtcccTCGAGGGTCACTGTATTTCCTCATCTGATGTCCAATGTCTTGAAtactatcattttaaatgttttatctgatttgGGTTTGTTTCATGTGGGAGGGTAAATATATATAGCTGCTGTTACTCCATCTTGGTCAGAAGCAGAAGCCtctagtgtatttttttttttaaatctctgttctCTCAAGAATCCTAGGAGGTCACCCACTGATGAGAATACAATAGGAGCACAAGAAGCCCACATATATGTGAAGACTGTAGTGGGAAGCGAGGAGCCCCTGCCTGACACTTACCGTCCTcctgaagaaagagagaggaggaggggactcTGGTGGCTTATACCCAGACTGAGTCTAGAATGATATGGCTTCATCATGGAGCAGAGAGGAGCCAAAGACAGCTGAAACCCAGAGATTTGTGCTCGGAGAGGAGATGTACCAAGCTGCTTTTTAAccaattcaaattttatttataggtCTGGAACACTTTGGGGTTGATTTATCTCTTTAAGGGATGGTTCCAATAAGATTCATTCTAACTCTCAGACCTTGTGGTTTAATAAGCAGTGAAGCACCAGGTGAGTTGCCATTTATCAGATACAGCCCCGTAGATCCTGTTCTTGACCCCAGTGGGTCAAGATCGCTTTTCTTTGCGATCTGGGGAAAAGGGTCTGGTTTCTGAGTGTCTTGctgtcttctcatttttttcttacatcccttttctttaaaaaaacaaaacaaaaaaagaagaagaagatgcaGCAGCTATCAGACCTGGCTTCTATGTCCACCAATGGTCAGCCAAGATCAACCACAAGTTAGGATACAAATGAAACTTACATGAACTGTGCAAGGGGAAGCCAGTTCCTCTTTCTGAATATCTCAGGGTAGAAGTCATGGGGAGCCACACGTTCCCTGACCACATCATACAGCAGTGGAAAGAATATGGCCTCCTGAGCAGGACCTGCCACCAAACAAGCTGTATGGCATTGACTAACTTCTCCAAGCCTCCGTTTTTGGCTTTGCAAAAGAGGCGATGATAGTTCTTGCTTCGTGTGGTCAttgaaaagattaaataagaaGTAAAGGGAAGTGTTTGCCACTTAGTAGGCATTAAAAATGTTAGTTCTCTCTCCCTAGTCCCTTCCTACCTTTTCCCATATTGCTCTCCTGATAAAGTCAAGCAGCTGATCTCTAGCACTTGTTACCCATAGTCATAAAGTCACCATTGAAATATTTATGGCAAACTTTTTCCATGAACTTCCCCCCAAATTGTTGACATTTAAAGATAGTTCCAGGTATCCTTAGTAGCTGGTGAAACTTCAAATCTAGATGTGATACTGTCTTTACATCGGAACCAGAAAAGGCCAGTTTTTCTTTCAAGTTCCCAATTCCAAGTGCAGGGACTGGCATTTTTACCTTTAGCCTTCAAGATGTTGAAGCTGGTGGAGATTTGCATTTCttgttaaaatgatttttctttacgATGAGGCATTTTgatgaattttagaaataagacaTTATGATACTTCTGATGACAGTTCCTCAACCATCTTTGACCTTTAGTGCCTTAAGGGTGGTTGCTAaagatataatttcttttattaaaaagtatCCTTGCAGCACATGATTCTTTAGCCCAAGAATAACATTGCCATTTTATCTTGCTAAGGGCTCTCTCCAGGGAGGCCCCATGGAAAAAGAGAGACCACCTGGAATGGTATTGGGCCCATTAAGCAAACTGGACAAAGAACAATCAGTCTGTCCTATTTTGTGGGAATTGCTCTAGAATAGACCCCCCTCTGGCCTTTAAGCAACtcctttttccagttttcaaagcCTCTCCATTCCCCTCCCCGTTTTCGCCCATCCCCTCCTTTTGCCTTCATCCCTAATTTCATGTTCTCTGTGACTGTGGGCAAGGTGACTTCCTAGCACATCAGATGTCTACCACCCACCTGGCCAAGGAGACACATCACCCCCACCTGAGTCTGTGATCAGACAGCATCTGAGGAAGGCAGTTCTGCAACAggctttgtgtatgtgtgcacgcaCTTGTATGGAGGGCAAAgaaggggcaggggaggaaggagtgGCCCTGAAAGATTATTAGGAATGACAGCTTATCCATTCCATCAGAGTGGAGAAAAGGCTCATGTTCTTGGAgtatcatgatttaaaaaaacttGCAGGAAGAGAGATCAAGAGGACCCAGGGGATGAGCACCAAGGGATGGGCCAAGTACCACACACCTGCCCTCCAAGGAAAATCCAGGACAGTGTCAGCCAGCTTGGGCCAGGCTTTGACCTTCTCTTCCTGGAGGAGGTTTTTAGGCAGCCTGGCTCCCCCATTCAGGGCCATTGCCTTTGAGCAGGTCAGACATCCTTCTGGGAAACCCCGGTCCAGAGCATCCCAGGGAACATCTGACCGCTCCATGAGTCACCTGGGTATCctagaaaacatttctttctttaccCAGGGCCTCTGATGGGTCAGAAATGTGTTCTCCTTTCCTGAATAACAGAATGGGTTCTATTAAAGCCTATCAACTGATGGCACATGCCAACCCCTGCTTTTTAAAGCCACTTTGCCCTGTCCCTAGGGTTCAGTTCCCTTGACAGGAAGATTTGGCCATTTGTAAGCAGATGTGCCAGGGATACTGGTACTTTTACTTCTCTTACATGTTGGGAAAGACCTTGGATTTACGGAGGAGTCAGCTGTGACTTTGATACTCGTGACTCAGCCCTAGCACACACTGCTGATCTCCCAGAGCCTCTGTCCTGTACTCATAAGATGGAGATGGCAGTTTTCATCCTCTGATCCTGCAATGCATTGAAATATCCATGTCAAAAAGCCTTGCAGCCTATTAAGTAAGGTATGGCTTGCATTTtggatcatttattttaattctacttACAATCCATTGCTTAGAATCCTCACTTCAAATTGTTTCTATTAAAAACAGTATAAGGTTCAGtgtttctgtcatttatttctgCTGTATGCACAAAAACTTATTTTGGAATGAAATGGAAAGTAAAGTCATTTTTATGAACCTACAAAATATGTGTGGCTTTCCTTTTTCTATATGAAAGtataacataaaaaaactaaGATTATCCCAGAGACATTCCTGTACAGGCATTGTATCAGCCAGGGTGACTGATGGCAGTTCCTCAGTCTGTCATGGAGGGAAGACCCAGTATTGTAATGAGACTGCTGAGACTGGAAGTTTGAAGCTGTGATTCTCCAACCCCGGGGTGTTGTTAAGCTGAGTGGTCTTAGTCAGCTCATACAATGTGTTTGGGACCTTTTTCTCATGTAGCACCAAAATTTGGATTGATTTGTCTCTAAGATTACATCCACCCAGCTCagacattttaattgtttttcacaAACAATGCAGAATTAAGGCCTTCCCTACCCCTTTCTGTCTCCCTGGGCTCCCCACCCCGGCAGCACAATCCTCTGAATTCTATGGCCCTCCTCAGCTCCTGACTTGCAGGTGGACAGAGACACTTATTTCACCAATAATTTTGGcaagaagtaaaaattatttcctaGTTTTCTTTGTGGAATTTATTCTTGCAACATCATAATGCtaattaaagacaaaatatatcataatgACTAATTTCTGGAAGAGTGCCAAGTCATACAATCTTTGCACTCTTACCATTTTGGTGagaatttttattgttgaattgaGTTGACTCACGTGCACTGGCTTCTTTCCTACATCAGTGAAATGCTAGGTCCCAAGACAACATTGGAGACCAAATGAAAAAGCTGAAGACAACTGGGTCTTCTTGGAAATGTCTCTCCACCCTAGTGAATGTGTATCTCCCATCCACTCAGGGCAATGATGTCAAGAAAGTTCTCCTGGAGGGGCTTGGCCTCACGGCCAAAGACATAAGACAGACAGTCTTTTTTCTTGGGCTTAAATAAAGAATAATCtggctctctctttttcctttttcaatacCTGAATTTAGAGAAGAAGAGATAAGTATGACCTTTCCAGCCTCCAAAGGGAGCAAAAGTTTGGTTATGTCAGAGCACATTCAGGAGTGCTGTGTCTCCACGTAAAGCTAGGAAGCCACCTCTCACCTTCCAGGTCACCTGAACTCCAGTAAGTTAAGCAATGTATGAAAACCAAAATTGGCAGGTGAGACTGGGGAATATTTTGTAAGAGGGCTGAATCGGTCCAATAGGAtgtagaaataattcaaaaattgaTAGGAACCTTTGAAGGACTGATTGGTTGTGACTTGTTAGGCTTAAAAACTGATATGTAATGTCAGAGAATCAATGTTCATAGAGTTACACTGGCAGGGCTAAAAATAagttgaaatgtgtgtgtgtgtgtgtgtgtgtgtgtgtggtgtgtgtgtgtgtgtggtggtagagattgaacccagggccttgtgcctgctaggccagcactcttccactgaactatatccttaTCCCAGTGGAAAGATTTGACTGTGAGTGGGAACAAATCATATTGAATAATTGATTGCTGACTTGCTGATCAATTAGATCCTTCTGGATCACCATCAATTATCCACTGATGAAAGCCAAAGTACAAATTTGAGTCTTTGTCTTGAGAACATGGAAAGCCTAGTCCTTCTGTTTCAGCCATGGGGGTCTCCTGTCTGCCCTCAGATGCCACGAACCGTGCCCCTGCCCCCAGCAATATggtcttcctctctcctcctcagaCACCTGGGATCCTCCAGCAGCACGGGCTTTCTCTGTGCTCATTGGATGCCATGGTCTTCCTACCAAATGACCTTTATATGTGTACTGATGAGTTAGAGCTGGAAATTCACGGAGGCCGAGGTAAATATAATTTGCAAGGCAGAGTACAGGAGAGGAAGGAGTTGCATAAAGACAGAACTCAGAGGTCTAAAGAGGGTCCTCCTTGTGTATTGACCTGAACATGCACATGAGCAAACTACCCAAGGCTGGAAAAATAACCACGCAAAAGAATTATGGAGAACAAGACTCCCAAGCTCACACAGGACCAGGAACAGTGCCTGTTCCCAAATGGCaagagtagaaaaaaatcaggaagcaGGTAGAATTCTGAGAAGAGTATTGTCTCAGTGCCAGGAAAGAACATTAACCCTATATTAAACTAGGGTAGGGCTGCTCTAGTCCTGCCTGAAAACGCTTAAAAGCAAGAAGAGGACACATCAAACTGTTTCCAAGTAACTTAATCACATCCAAGAACAAACCTCAAGAAAacttacagaaatacaaaatatccAGCTAACAACAGGTACAACTCACAACTTTTAGAATCAGGTATAAAATTATTAGGTATTCAGCAATTGACTGGACCGAAGTTGTGGCTCacggtagaatgcttgcctggcatgtgtgaggccctgggctcgatcctcagcagagcatataaataaataaacacataaagtaAGAGATCCACTgataactaaaaagttttttttaaaaagaggaattgACATAGATGATTCAATTGGTAGACAAAgacactaaaatatttataactgcATTCCAAATATTCAATAAGCTAGAGGAAAGATTGAGCATGTTAAATAGAGACATgggagatgtttttaaaaatccaactcATACATTTAAGGATTAAGACTAGAAtgtctgaggggctggggatatggctcagttggtagagcgcttgcctagcatgcacaagtccctgggttcaacccccagcaccaccaaaaacaaaacaaaacaaaaaaacctataaTGTCTGAGATGAAAAATATACTGAATGAGACTAAAAGAAATTTATACATTGCAGAAGAAAAGATCAGTAAACTTAAAGATACATCAATAAAAACTATGCCaataaaatatagattaaaaagggctgaaaaaAGAAGAATAGCAAGTCAATGATCTCAATAATCCATGAGATAACATCAGTTGGCTTAATAAACATGTGACGCAAGTCCCTAAAGTGAAAGGAagcagacaggaaaaaaaatattggaagaaataataagtgaaacTTTTAACAATGAGAATTGTAGACTCTCAGATCAATGAAGTTTAGAATCCCAAGcacaagaaatgtgaaaaaaaaaaactgtaccaaGCTTCTTCAAAATCAAATTGTTCAGAACTTGTGATAAGAATGTAAAAGCAGCCAGTGGATGCAGACATCAAATTATATCAGAGAAACAAAGATAAGGATTATACCCGATTTATCACTGGAAACAACACAAGCCCCACAGTGggacaacattttttaaagtacaaaggAAAAACACTGCcgatctagtttttttttaaatttttttttccgtactgggaattgaagcaaaaccatcttttaaaaaaaggcaaaacctttatcagatatacaaaggttcaaaaaaaaattcactacaAGCAGACCAGCACTACCAGAATATTAAAGGAAGTCCTTCAAGTAAAAGGATAAGGGTATCAGACACCAGCATCTACACAAGAAAGTCAGCAACTCCATGGGTAAATATAAAGACTCCTGTTCTTATTGCAGTCATTAGTGAATGTCATATTGACATTCTGGCCAACAATAGACCAAGTACATGACAGCGGTCTCATAAAATTGCATCGCCTGGTGACTCATAGCCATCTCAGTTGGCTAAGTACACTCTATGAGATTTGCATGAGAGCAAATGCCCAATGTGTGACTGTAATCacacctctctctgcctcctgcccctCACCAGAGAGGCTAAAGCACTTAACACATGTTTTGGATTTGTTTCTTGTGAAAATACTGTCCCTTACACACCATGGAAATGCAGAACACAAATGCATTGCAGGCTACGGTGCTAGTCAAGTCCAAGGTCACCACTGTGAGGGTCACTAGGTCTCCCTCACTTAGTACTTCAGAAATTTCTTGACAGAACACTATATTC
This window contains:
- the Opalin gene encoding opalin — protein: MLQGEARVAPRFLLAALAYFPFRDTWRPWSFAFAVPRAWGSPQPSRSFSLNFTLPANTTSSPVVTGGKEADCGPSLGLAAGIPSLVAAALLVALLLTLIHQRRRRSSHESAEESERPCEISEIYDNPKIAENPRRSPTDENTIGAQEAHIYVKTVVGSEEPLPDTYRPPEERERRRGLWWLIPRLSLE